A genomic region of Lytechinus pictus isolate F3 Inbred chromosome 2, Lp3.0, whole genome shotgun sequence contains the following coding sequences:
- the LOC129253626 gene encoding centromere protein S-like: MEIFACDLESFAQHAKRSTINSEDVKLLTRRSKDLNAHISTLSARQIAENDAVKEKKKGKRGRKAKPVVETEDDLE, from the exons ATGG aAATCTTTGCTTGTGATCTGGAGTCCTTTGCTCA GCATGCTAAACGGTCAACTATTAATTCTGAAGATGTTAAACTTTTGACAAGGAGAAGTAAAGATCTT aaTGCTCACATCAGTACCCTAAGTGCAAGGCAAATAGCAGAAAATGATGCagtgaaagagaaaaagaaaggaaagagaggacgAAAAGCAAAACCTGTGGTGGAAACTGAAGATGATCTAGAGTGA